The Stigmatella aurantiaca DW4/3-1 genome contains the following window.
ACTCGGCGATGCTCATGGGCCTGGCCTGGTACTACCGGGACACGTGGGTGCTCTTGCCCGTGCTGATGGCGCTCTTGGGCACCTCGCTGGTGCCCTACGTGCGCGCCCGGGGCGAGGGGCTGGGCATCAACATCCGCGGCGGGGCCATGCAGCGCCTGGAGCGGGTGCTCTTCCTGGGCGCGGGCGTGGCGCTCTCGCCCATCTTCGAGGCCATCTGGTTCCCGGAGCAGAAGCACCCCATCCACTGGCTGGCGGTGATTGGCATGGTGTTCGTGGCGGTGATGAGCAACGTGACGGCGCTCTCGCGCTTCCGCGCGCTCGTCAACGCCCTGGCGCCGCCGCCGGCCTCCGCGCGCCCGCGCTCGGGGCTGGCCCTGTTCGGCTTCAACGCCGCGGCGGGCGCCATCGCCACGGCGGTGGACTTCGGGGCGGTGCTGGGCATGGTGGAGGGGCTGAAGTTCTCCCCGGTGGCGGCCACGGCGCTGGGCTGCGTGCTGGGCGGGGTGGTGAACTACACCCTCAACCGCCTCATCACCTTCCGGAGCCGGGGCGCGGTGGCGCCGCAGATGGCCCGTTACACGCTGGTGAGTGCCACCAGCGCGCTTCTGAATGCAGGGGGCGTGGCGTTGCTCACGCTGCACCCACAATTGGCGTATACCCTGGGATGGTGGCTGGCACGCGGGGCGGTGTATTTCGCGTGGAATCTCCCCCTTCAGCGGGACTACGTCTTCAATGACCCGCCGGAGGCGCTCATGGAGCGCCCTCATGCGGCATGAGAGACTGTTTCGACTGACCTGGCTGGCCCTGCTGGCCCTGCCCCTGCTGGCCTGGGCGGGCCCGGTGCTGGAGCCCTCCTTCTCCTCGAGCGACAACTACGGGGAGACCTACAGCTTCACGGTGGACCTGGAGGACGGCACCTTCCTCTCGGCGCAGTTCTCCGTGACGAACGTCGGCCCCGGCAGCCGCCACGGCATTTGCCGGGCCACGGTGGTCCGCCCGGGCCGCAAGACGTGGGCGCCCTCGACGCGCGTGGGCGGCGGCGACTGGGGCTACGACAAGGCCACCAACACGCTCAAGGTGGGCGCGTGCACGCTGCACACGGGCAACGGCACGCACGTCACCCTGCCGCTGGATGGAGGGCTCATCCGCATCGTCTTCGAGGAGCCCCTGACGCCCAAGACGCCCCCGAACGCCGAGGTGGAGCTGGGCAACACGCGCTACATCCACCAGGTGCTGGTGCCCTTCAGCGCGGTGAAGGTGACGCTGCAACTGCCGGGGGCCACGGCGCCCCTGATGCTGACGGGCGGCGGCTACAGCGACCACTCGCACTCCACGGTGGTGCCGGCGAAGCTGGCCCGGAGCTGGGTGCGCTTCCGCTCACTGCGCGGCCCGGAGAACCTGCTGCTCCTGGGACGCGAGGGGCACGATGGCGAGTACGGCCCCGTCTACCTGTGGTCCGTGGGCGGGGAGCCCCGGAACCTGGAGAGCTTCGAGCTGCGCCGGCTGGACGATGGCAAGACCAAGGCCGCGCAGTGGGAGGCGGAGGTGAGCGGCGAGGGCGGGCCGTGGATGCTGCGCTCCACCTCGCTGCTGCTGCGCAGCGCCCCGGTGCAGGACCTGGGGGTGCTGGGCAGCCTGGTGAAGTCGGTGGTGGGCTCGCCGGTGACGTACGTCATGCGGGCCGTGCTGGAGCGCCCGGGCCACCCCGCCGTGGAAGGGCTGATGGAAGTGACGTTGGATGAAGGCTGAGCGGACCGGGGGACTGCGCCCGTGAGCGTGTCGCTGTTGAGGGAGGTGCACCACGTGCCGGGCGTGCGCGGCTGGGTGCGCAAGCAGGTGCTTCGCTCGGTGGCGCGCGTGGTGGAGTGGACCACGAAGCTGCCCGGGCAGGGGTTGAACATCTCCCAGGTGGAAGACTGGCTGTGGGTGGGCGGCTCGGTGGCGCGCGCGCAGTACCGGGCGCTGGCGGACCGGGGCATCACCGCGGTCATCGACCTGCGCGCCGAGCGCTGCGATGACGAGGTGGCCCTGGCGCAGCTGGGCATCGAGCTTCTGCGCCTGCCGGTGGTGGACCGCTATCCCCCCTCGGTGGCGCAGCTCTGGCAGGGCGTGGAGTGGGCCCTGCCCCGGGTGTTGAAAGGAGGGCGCCTCTACGTCCACTGCGAGCACGGCGTGGGGCGAGGCCCCTTGATGGGGCTGGCGGTGATGGTGGCGCGCGGCTGGGAGGCGCACGAGGCGTACCGGAAGCTGCGCAAGGCCCGCTGGCAGGCGACGCTGAACGACCGGCAGTTGGAGGGGCTCGCGGACTTCACCGCGGCGTGGACCTCTCCGCCGGAGCGCGCGAAGGCCCGCGTGAGCTAGACTGCTCCTCCCGCGGAAGGAGAAGCATGAACACCCCGACTGCCGTGTCGCAGGGACGGCCCACGCTCCTGGGCTTCTCGACGCCCCGGAGCTTCAACCCCGTCTCCTGGGTGGTTCGCCGCTTCACCGGGAGCGAGTGCAGCCACTGCTTCTTCCTGTACTGGGATGACGACTTCCAGTGCGACATGGTGCTGGAGTCGCACGAGCTGGGCTTCCGGCTCATCACCTGGCAGCGCTTCGTGGCGAAGAACCGCATCGTCGCGCTCATCGAGCCCCTGCACGAGTTGGAGCGGGGCTTCATCAAACTCGGCGACTGGGTGGGCAGCGCCTACGACTTCCAGGGACTGTTTGGCCAATCCCTCGTGCAGGTGGGGCGCTGGATGAAGCGCAAGTGGCTCAATCCCTCCCAGTCCTCGAAGGCCATGTTCTGCAGCGAGTCCATCGTCCGGTGCATGCAGTGGGCCGAGCACCCGGAGGCCGCCACGTTCTCCCCCAAGGAGACGACGCCGCAGGACCTGCTCACCTTCTACCGGGAAGCCACCCGGGGCAAGGCCCTGGACATCCAGCCCTGGGCCTGACGGGCCCTCCGGGACACGTCAACCCGCCGCCCCGGGAGGCTCCTCCACGGCCAGGTTCTGGCGCAGCGGCAGCTCGACGATGAACTCCGTGAAGCGCCCTTCCTCCGTCTCGAACCGAAGCGTCCCGCCGTGCCCCTGCACGACAATCTCGTGGCTGAGGGAGAGCCCCAACCCCGTGCCCTGCCCCGGTGGCTTCGTGGTGAAGAAGGGCTCGAAAATCCTGTCACGGGCACTCCCAGGGAGCCCTCTGCCATTGTCCCAAACCCGGATCTCCACACAGTGCTCAAGCGCTCGGGTCGAGACACGCACCCGAGGGATGACACCGGCCGTGTCCTGGCCGCTGGAGTGGAAACTCGCGGCGTAGAGGGCATTGTTCACCAGGTTCAGGATCACCCGGGCGATTCCCTGGGGCATCACCTCCACCTCCGGGAGCGCGGGATCGAACGCCTTTTCGATCAACACGTCGCCCGCCAGACTGCCGGTTCCCATCCCCTGGTACGCAAGGGTCACCTGTTGGTCGGCCAGGGCATTGAGATTCGTCAGCATCCGCTCGCCGGCCGCCGTCCGCGAGTGCAGCAACATCCCATTGATGATGTCGTTGGCCCGGCCGCCGTGCTGAACGATTCCCTTCGTGTTGCCCTTCAAGCGCTCCAGGAGACCGGCGACGCTTCCCAGCACCTCACCCACCCGCCGCTCGGAATGGGCCTGGAGTTCCGCCAGCAGCTCATCCACCAGCTCAGAGGAGAGCTCCGCGAAGTCCTTCACGAAGTTGATCGGATTTTTGATCTCGTGCGCGATGCCCGCCGTGAGATGCCCGAGCGATGCCATCTTCTCGGACTGAATCAGGATTTGCTGCGCCTGCTTGAGGTTCTCGAGGGTGACGCTCAGCTCGGAGTTCTTCGTCCGCAGCTCCGTGGTGCGCTCCTCGACCTTCTGCTCCAGCCGCTCATAGAGCCGCGCATTCACGATGGAGATGGCCACCTGGGAGGAGAGCAGTTGCAGAAACTCCACCCGGTCAGGGGTGAAGACGTCCGTGGCCAGGTTGTTCTCGAGATAGAGGATCCCCAGCAACTGCTTCTGGTGAATGAGCGGGGCGCAGAGCACGGACTTGGGCTTCCGCAGGGCGATGTTCGCATCCCCCGTGAACAGCCCTTCGCGCGCAGCGTCCCTCAGCACCACGCTCTCGCGCGTCCTCGCCACGTAGTTCACGATGGCGGGCGAGAGCCCCTCGCACTGCTCCACGGGCAGGGATTGCCTTCCCCTCACCGCCTGCTGGCCAGGCACGCCCTCGGCCTCCACCACCCACCGCTCCCCATCCTTCATGAGCAGGAAGCCGCAGCCCGCCCCGGCATTCTGGATCATGAACTCCATGGCCCGCGTGAGCAGCTGGCCGAGGACGATTTCTCCGGAGAGCACCTGCGACATCTGGATGGCCGTCTTGAGGTCCAACTCCACGGAGCTGGACACGGCAGCCATCCCCTCACGCCGCGCCTGAGACCCCGCCATGGACAAGGCCTGGGCCATGAACTGGGGGTACTGGCCCTCCAGCGCCCTCACCTTGGAGGTGGCCCCCCAGGTGAGATAGCCGAAGCGGGCATCCTGGAGGTACGAGGCCGCCAAGTTGTCGCGGCCTCGCTCCAGGTAGAACGCCGCCGCGCGCTCACAGGCGATGGCCATGTCATGCATGTACTCATGCTCGCGCGCCGCCTGGATGGCCTCGTCGTACCGCCGGGCGGCCTCACCTGGGTTGCCTTCCAACCGGGCCAGCTCCGCCTGGAGGAGCAGGGACTTGTGGCCCGTGTTCCGAGGACTGTGCAGGGCCCACCGCTTCAGCGTCCGCCGGGCCCGATCGATCCGCTTGAGGTAGAACCGCTTCGCCTCGCCCTGAGCGCCTGACACCAACGAGAGCGCCGAGAGCCCGCAGTAGAACGCGTGGAAATGAACGAAGCTGGCGCTGGGCTCGAGCATCGCCTTGTAGAGAGGGCTTTCAAGCCGCACGCCCAGCTCAACGACCTCCTCGTGCCGGCCGAACAGAAAGCCCACTTGGAGCTGGAGCAGGTAGTGCAGGCCCCGCTCCATGTCTTCGGAGATGGGCTCATCCGGCTCCAGCGAGTGCGCCCGGGAGCCGAGGACTTCGGGCTCCAACACCTGGAGATCCCTTGCCCAGCGTTGGGCGACCAACGCCGCCTCCACGATCTTGACCTCATCGGTGCGGCGGCCAAATTCGAGGTACCGCCGGGCCTCCTCGGCCGTCTCGGCAATGGGCGTATCGAGGAGACCGCAGAGCGTGTACAGCTTGAGGTCCATGCAGTACCCCAAGTGCACGAGATTGCCCGCCTCCCGGCTGCTCTGCATGGCTTCGTCCAGCAGCTCGACGTTGTCGCGGATGTGAGCGGCATACCCGTTGAAGTAGCACGCGAGAATGAAGAGCGTCTTGCACGTGACCGAGGCGTCATCGAACCGGCGGACCAGCGCCAGGGCGATCCTCCCGTACTTCACCCCCGCCTTCGGGTCGCGAAAGGCGGAGCTGCTCAACAAGCCGTAGCAGGCATAGGCGAATGAAGAGATCTCGGAGTTCCCGTAGCTCAGCGAGATGTCCATCATCTTGAGCACGAGCAACTCCACCAGGCTCTGGCGCTTGAGCACGAAGGCGGGAAACCAGAGACTGCTCAGCAGGTTCATGGCCTCCCGCATCTCGGGAGGAACCTGACCGGGCTGATTCAGGAGGTCCTCTGTGCTCCGGTTGTGCAGCTGCCACCGGACACGGGCCAGTTGCCAGAGGACCTCGGGCTGGCTGGGGTGAGCGGTCAGTTGGATCCCCAGAAGTTGCAGCGCCAGCACGCTGGTCTCCACCGCCTGCTCATACTTCGTCAGGTGCAGATACTGCACGGCCTGGGCGATGTAGATCTGCACCCGGTGCGTGGCGGTGCGCGCCTTCTCCAGCAGGAGCTCGAAGCGCCGGTCCGCATCGTGGAACCGGGTCGTGAGGTACTCGCACTGCGCCAGCTCCAGGTGGATCGCGTACGCCAGCCCATGGTGCTGTTCCCAGGCCGCCTCTCCGAGCAGCGAGGCGGCCACCGTCAGGTAGCTCCGCGCGGATTCGTAGGCGCTGGCCGCCTTGGCCTTGCGGCCAGCCGCCAGATTCAATTCCGCCACCTGCCTCCGCTCCTCGTCGCAGACCATCAGCGCCGCACCGGCATTGAGGTGGTTGACCACCCCAAACAGCTGCTCGTCCAGACGGCTCGGCGGCAGGTGCTGGCGCATGAGCCTCCCGATGGCGAGATGAACCTGCGCGCGGCGGGGCGCCTCGATCAGCAAGTAGGCTGCTTGCTGTACCCGGTCATGGAGGAACTCGTAGTGAACGGCGATGTCCTCCTCCCTCGGGCCTTCCTGTCCGGGGGCCGGCCCTTCCAGGAGCCTGTAGCTCTGGTCGAGCGGCAGAATCAGTCCTTCCTGGACCGCCTCCCAGAGCGCCTGGGCCGTCTCACGGGAGGTGCGCTCATAGGCAATGGCCAGGAGGGAGGAGTCGAACCTGTTGCCGATGCAGGCCGCCAACCTCAGCACCGCCTGCGTCTGGGGCAGCAGCTTCTGGAGCTTGCCCACCAGCAGATCGACGACGTTGTCCGTGATCTGCACCGCCCGCAGCTCGTTCAAATCCCATGTCCACCCGTGGCAGTCCCGATCGAACCGCAGCAAGCCGTCTTGGTGGAGCGCCTTGAGGAACTCGAGAACGAAGAAGGGATTGCCATGCGTCTTCTGATGGAGGAGCAGGGCCAACGGCTCTGTCTCCTCCTGCGTGCAGCTCAGGGTCTCGGCCATCCATCGGGCGAGTTCCTGAACGGAGAGCGGTGACAGCCGAAGGGACGTCACCCGCGTCTTGCACTTCTGGACCTCCGCCACCAGGTGCATGAGTGGGTGCGACGCATCCACTTCGTTATCGCGGTAGGTCCCCACCAACAGCAGGTAGCGGAGGTCCGCGTTCGAGACGAGGAACTGGAGCAGATCGAGCGAGGCCAGGTCCGCCCACTGCAAATCATCCAGGGCAATGACCAGCGGGTGCTCCCGCTTCGCAAAGACTTGAAGGAAGCGCTGAACCGCCTGCCGGAACCGGTTCCGGGCCTCCACGGGTGCCAGGGGCGGCAACGAAGGCTGGAGGCCAATGATGAGCGACACCTCGGGGAGGACGTCGGCGATGACTTCGGCCGAAGCCCCCAGCCCCTCCAGAAGCTGGGCCTTCCAAGAGGCCAGGCGGGCTTCGCCCTCGGCCAGCAGGTGCCGGATGAGTTGCTGGAACGCCTGGAGCAAGGACTTGTAGGGGGGCCCTTCCTTGAACTGCTCGAACTTTCCGGAGAGGAAGTAGCCATTCCGGTGGACGACGGGCTGGTGCAGCTCGTTCATCAGGGATGACTTGCCGGTGCCCGAATACCCAGAGACGAGGACCAGCTCCTTGGCGCCTTCCCCCATCCGCGCGAAGGCGTCCAGCAGCGCGCGCTGCTCGGTGCTCCGGCCATAGAGCCTTGGGGGCATCTGCAACCGATCCGGGATGTCCTGCTCCCCAGGACGGAAGCCGCCGAGCTCGCCGGCCTCCCGCCACCGGGCCAGGCATGTCTCGAGATCCACCCGCAGACCGTGGGCACTTTGGTAGCGCTCCTCGGCCGTCTTGGCCAACAGCTTCATCACCAAGTGGGAGAGCGGCAGCGGAATATCGCCCCTCAGCACATGCGGGGGCACGGGCTCCTGGGCGATGTGGCAGTACACCAGCTCCATGGGATCGGTGGACGTGAACGGCAGCCGCCCTGTCAGCACCTCGTAGAATGTGACTCCCAACGAGTAGAAGTCGGTCCGGTAATCAATCGCCCGGTTCATGCGCCCGGTCTGCTCCGGAGACATGTAGGCCAACGTGCCTTCAATCAACGGAGGGGGCGCGGCGGCTTGGTTCTCCCGGGGCACCTGCGAGGCAATGCCCAGACCTGTCATCCGGGCATCCCCACTCCTGGGATGAACCAGGATGTTGCCCGGATGGAGCTCCTTGTGGATTACCCCCTGGGCGTGCATCTGCTCCAGGGTCCCCGCGAGCTGGGCCGCCAACGGGAGGAAGGACTCCAGCGCCATGCGCCCCAGAGCGGCCCTCGCGCTCAGCGGCACGCCTCCGAAGTCCTCCAGCACGAGAGCGGGCCGGCCGTGCTGCTGGACCCATCCGAGGGCCTCCACCACCCCTGGCAGGTGCAGGTGCCGCGCCAGCTGATACTCGTGCTTGAGCAGGGAGATGTCCTGCGGGGACGGGTACTCCGCCGATGGCAGCTTGAGGAGAACGGGCTGTCCGTCCTCACTGCGGCGCCCCCGGTACGTGGTCGTCCGTGTCCCCAGTTGGAACACTTCGGTGACTTCGTAGCCCCCCACGAGGTGCATGTTCATTTCAGCACGCATTCTGGTTCACCGCTTGCCGATGATGATGAACCGCTCCCCCATGGAGTCCCATCCCCCGTGCCCGCCATAGGAGCACCACCCTAAATTGACCGCGAGGAAGCCGCTGTGCGCCAGACCACAGGCAATCCGTGAAGCCGTTCATACCCCCCTCCCTGTCTCCCAGGAGAAGCATGTGGCGAAGCATGGCGCACGCGGTCAACGCGCATTATGTCGGGCATCGGCCACACACGCCCTTTGGGTGAATCCCTCCGCGGAACATCGGGCAGGCCGAGCCTCCCTCTCTCAAGGAATCTGAAATGGACTCGACGGAACTTCGCTCCCTCCAGGCGCCCCTCAAGGACAAGTACCGCGCCAATCCGGCCGCGGCGGTGGTCACCCTCAAGGCCCAGGGCACGCTGGACAGCCAGTCCATCGCCTGCAAGGTCGAGACGGGCAAGGCCCTCGCGATCGCGGGGCTGCACCCGGCCACGGGCGGCTCGGGCGTTGAGCTCTGCTCGGGGGACATGCTGCTCGAGGCCCTCGTGGCCTGTGCCGGGGTGACCCTCAAGGCCGTCTCGACCGCGCTGGAGATTCCGCTGCGCCACGGGCTCGTGCGCGCCGAGGGCGACCTCGACTTTCGGGGCACGCTCGGCGTCGACAAGTCCGCGCCGGTCGGCTTCCGGGCCATTCGCCTCTCGTTCGAGCTCGACACCGATGTGCCCCAGGAGAAGATCGATCAGCTCCTGAAGCTCACCGAGCGCTACTGCGTCGTGTTCCAGACCCTGAACCACCGTCCGGAGCTGAGCGCGGAAGTCCGCAAGCGCTGAGCGGACACGCCCACCTTCAGGCCGCTCCGTCCGGACGAAAAGGAGCGCAGGAGGGCCAGGAGGGTTCAGGGATGCTCGGAGGTCGGCGAGCGATGGGCGGGAAAGGACGGCAGGTAACAGGCCCCCTTCCAGTCATAAGCCTCCTCTTTACACGGCTGATAGGCGTCGCGAAGGGCATACCAACACCCGCCTCGGATCTCGACCTCGCCGTTCCGGTTACACGGCGGCCGGCGCTGCCCCAGAAAGGGCCTCTCGGGAATCGGCAGCCCCAGGCCAGGCCCCAGACGGGCGGTCTCCACGGGGGCCGCGAACGCCACGGGGGCCGTCGCCGCGCTGTCCCCCATCGCCGTCACCCCTCCGTCCCGGCTCTCTCCATCCCACTCCACCCACACCCGCTCCGAGTTCTCGGGCTCCCCCCTTCTCGACAGCCACTCGCTCACCATCGGCCCCAGAAACAACCCCGCCACCATCACCGCCAGACTTCCCGCCCACACCCCGTCCAGTGCCGGTGGCCATCGGCTCACTTGAAGGGGCCGCTCCGTCTCCCATCGTTCCTCTTCCTCGAGCAAGGGGACGGGAGACGGCGAGGCGCGGTGAACCTCCCAGGCGTTGCCTTCGCTCCGCTTGGCCCACTCCGGCACCCCCGACGCCTTCACCCCCAGCGCACGGTCCGCCCCAGGCCCCGCCCTCTGCGCCGCCTCCTCCAGCGCCTGCGCCGCCTCCCTCGCGCTGCCCTTGAACCGCTCCATCGCCGACACCGCGCACAACTGCAGCACCAGCGCATCCAACTCCGGACTCACCCTCGGGTTGAGCGCACTCGGCGGCCTCGGCCCCGGCCCCTCCTGCCCCCACACCTCCGCCCCCTCTCCCTCCGGCTCCGTCGGCGGTGGGTACTCCCCCGTCACCATCCGGTACGCCGTGATTCCCAGCGCGAACAAGTCATCGCACGCGCTCGCCTCGTACCTGGCTGTCGGGTGCCTCCAGAACAACTCCTGGAACGCCCACGCCTCCGGGCTCCGGTACGCTGGCGTCCCCGGCGGCAGCACCTGCCACGTCAGCGTCGCCGCTCCTCGGTAGTCCCCTGCCCCGTAGTCCATCAGGTACGGGTGCCCCTCCCTTCCCTGCACCAGCACGTTGTCCCCCTTCACGTCCCGGTGCACTCCCCCCGCCTCGTGCGTGTCCCCCAGCGCATGCGCCACCCGCGCCAGCACCCTCAACGCTTGTCTCGATGAGGCCTGCTGGCTCGCCGTCCATTCGTACAGGGGCACCCCTTCCACCCACTGCATCACCAGGTACGGGAACACTCCTCGGCGGTGCTGCCACAATCCCTGCCCGTGCAACACCGGCACATACGCCGAACGGATCCGCGTCAGCAGCGACGCCTCTCGCTCAAAGCGCTCATCCCCCACGTGCAGCGCCATCTTCAGCGCGTACGCCCCCTCCTCCCCCTCCCTCTCTACCCGGTACACCGTGCCCGACGTGCCTCGGCCCCTCCAGCCCGTCACTCGCCACGGACCTACCTTCGTCCCTATCGGCAGCGAGGCTGGATCCGGCTCCATCCCCGGCAGCGTCCTGTTCATGGGCATCCCTCTGCCCATACACCCTACTCCATGGGTGGACCTCGTGCACCCAGCCCATCAAGTCCCTTCGGTCATCCACCCTTTTGAGCCCTGACGGAGATCAGGGCTGCCCCGAGGTCGGCGTGCGATGGGCGGGAAAGGACGGCACGTAACAGGCCCCCTTCCAGTCATAGGCGTCCTCCTTGCACGGGGACCTGACACGGGCCAGCTCGTACCAGCACCCGCCTCGGATCTCCGCCTCGCCGCTCCGGTAACAAGGGGGTTTGCGCTGACCCGGAAAGGGCATCTCGGGAATCGGCAATCCCAAGCCAGGCCTCATCCGGGTGACCTCCACGGGGGCCGCGAATGCCACGGGGACCGTCGCCGCGCTGTCCCCCATCGCCGTCACCCCTCCGTCCCGGCTCTCTCCATCCCACTCCACCCACACCCGCTCCGAGTCCTCGGGTTCCCACCTTCTCGACAGCCACCCGCTCACCATCGGCCCCAGAAACAACCCCGCCACCATCACCGCCAGACTTCCCGCCCACACCCCATCCAGCGCCGGTGGCCATCGCCTCCTCCCACTCGCCTCCGGCGGACGCGCGGTCTCCCATCTCCCCCGCTCCTCCATGGCTGGGGAAGGCGAGGCGCGGTGAACCTCCCAGGCGTTGCCTTCGCTCCGCTTGGCCCACTCCGGCACCCCCGACGCCTTCACCCCCAGCGCACGGTCCGCCCCAGGCCCCGCCCTCTGCGCCGCCTCCTCCAGCGCCTGCGCCGCCTCCCTCGCGCTGCCCTTGAACCGCTCCATCGCCGACACCGCACACAACTGCAGCACCAGCGCATCCAACTCCGGACTCACCCTCGGGTTGAGCGCACTCGGCGGCCTCGGCCCTGGCCCCTCCTGCCCCCACACCTCCGCCCCCTCTCCCTCCGGCTCCGTCGGCGGTGGGTACTCCCCCGTCACCATCCGGTACGCCGTGATTCCCAGCGCGAACAAGTCATCGCACGCGCTCGCCTCGTACCTGGCTGTCGGGTGCCTCCAGAACAACTCCTGGAACGCCCACGCCTCCGGGCTCCGGTACGCTGGCGTCCCCGGCGGCAGCACCTGCCACGTCAGCGTCGCCGCTCCTCGGTAGTCCCCTGCCCCGTAGTCCATCAGGTACGGGTGCCCCTCCCTTCCCTGCACCAGCACGTTGTCCCCCTTCACGTCCCGGTGCACTCCCCCCGCCTCGTGCGTGTCCCCCAGCGCATGCGCCACCCGCGCCAGCACCCTCAACGCTTGTCTCGATGAGGCCTGCTGGCTCGCCGTCCATTCGTACAGGGGCACCCCTTCCACCCACTGCATCACCAGGTACGGGAACACTCCTCGGCGGTGCTGCCACAATCCCTGCCCGTGCAACACCGGCACA
Protein-coding sequences here:
- a CDS encoding GtrA family protein, whose product is MLDTLVSWIQGDLSPSARIWTALAPAMLASAYFIGGLLIFAIRCAFKGVPQDEETLKRGSTVLVGMFLRHYFFWVIQPLWAVVYRSGLPANALSMLSGLLGVSSGVAVAAGRFALGGWLFLAAGILDVMDGRIARLRKEANPAGAALDSVLDRYVDSAMLMGLAWYYRDTWVLLPVLMALLGTSLVPYVRARGEGLGINIRGGAMQRLERVLFLGAGVALSPIFEAIWFPEQKHPIHWLAVIGMVFVAVMSNVTALSRFRALVNALAPPPASARPRSGLALFGFNAAAGAIATAVDFGAVLGMVEGLKFSPVAATALGCVLGGVVNYTLNRLITFRSRGAVAPQMARYTLVSATSALLNAGGVALLTLHPQLAYTLGWWLARGAVYFAWNLPLQRDYVFNDPPEALMERPHAA
- a CDS encoding protein-tyrosine phosphatase family protein; this encodes MSVSLLREVHHVPGVRGWVRKQVLRSVARVVEWTTKLPGQGLNISQVEDWLWVGGSVARAQYRALADRGITAVIDLRAERCDDEVALAQLGIELLRLPVVDRYPPSVAQLWQGVEWALPRVLKGGRLYVHCEHGVGRGPLMGLAVMVARGWEAHEAYRKLRKARWQATLNDRQLEGLADFTAAWTSPPERAKARVS
- a CDS encoding trifunctional serine/threonine-protein kinase/ATP-binding protein/sensor histidine kinase: MNMHLVGGYEVTEVFQLGTRTTTYRGRRSEDGQPVLLKLPSAEYPSPQDISLLKHEYQLARHLHLPGVVEALGWVQQHGRPALVLEDFGGVPLSARAALGRMALESFLPLAAQLAGTLEQMHAQGVIHKELHPGNILVHPRSGDARMTGLGIASQVPRENQAAAPPPLIEGTLAYMSPEQTGRMNRAIDYRTDFYSLGVTFYEVLTGRLPFTSTDPMELVYCHIAQEPVPPHVLRGDIPLPLSHLVMKLLAKTAEERYQSAHGLRVDLETCLARWREAGELGGFRPGEQDIPDRLQMPPRLYGRSTEQRALLDAFARMGEGAKELVLVSGYSGTGKSSLMNELHQPVVHRNGYFLSGKFEQFKEGPPYKSLLQAFQQLIRHLLAEGEARLASWKAQLLEGLGASAEVIADVLPEVSLIIGLQPSLPPLAPVEARNRFRQAVQRFLQVFAKREHPLVIALDDLQWADLASLDLLQFLVSNADLRYLLLVGTYRDNEVDASHPLMHLVAEVQKCKTRVTSLRLSPLSVQELARWMAETLSCTQEETEPLALLLHQKTHGNPFFVLEFLKALHQDGLLRFDRDCHGWTWDLNELRAVQITDNVVDLLVGKLQKLLPQTQAVLRLAACIGNRFDSSLLAIAYERTSRETAQALWEAVQEGLILPLDQSYRLLEGPAPGQEGPREEDIAVHYEFLHDRVQQAAYLLIEAPRRAQVHLAIGRLMRQHLPPSRLDEQLFGVVNHLNAGAALMVCDEERRQVAELNLAAGRKAKAASAYESARSYLTVAASLLGEAAWEQHHGLAYAIHLELAQCEYLTTRFHDADRRFELLLEKARTATHRVQIYIAQAVQYLHLTKYEQAVETSVLALQLLGIQLTAHPSQPEVLWQLARVRWQLHNRSTEDLLNQPGQVPPEMREAMNLLSSLWFPAFVLKRQSLVELLVLKMMDISLSYGNSEISSFAYACYGLLSSSAFRDPKAGVKYGRIALALVRRFDDASVTCKTLFILACYFNGYAAHIRDNVELLDEAMQSSREAGNLVHLGYCMDLKLYTLCGLLDTPIAETAEEARRYLEFGRRTDEVKIVEAALVAQRWARDLQVLEPEVLGSRAHSLEPDEPISEDMERGLHYLLQLQVGFLFGRHEEVVELGVRLESPLYKAMLEPSASFVHFHAFYCGLSALSLVSGAQGEAKRFYLKRIDRARRTLKRWALHSPRNTGHKSLLLQAELARLEGNPGEAARRYDEAIQAAREHEYMHDMAIACERAAAFYLERGRDNLAASYLQDARFGYLTWGATSKVRALEGQYPQFMAQALSMAGSQARREGMAAVSSSVELDLKTAIQMSQVLSGEIVLGQLLTRAMEFMIQNAGAGCGFLLMKDGERWVVEAEGVPGQQAVRGRQSLPVEQCEGLSPAIVNYVARTRESVVLRDAAREGLFTGDANIALRKPKSVLCAPLIHQKQLLGILYLENNLATDVFTPDRVEFLQLLSSQVAISIVNARLYERLEQKVEERTTELRTKNSELSVTLENLKQAQQILIQSEKMASLGHLTAGIAHEIKNPINFVKDFAELSSELVDELLAELQAHSERRVGEVLGSVAGLLERLKGNTKGIVQHGGRANDIINGMLLHSRTAAGERMLTNLNALADQQVTLAYQGMGTGSLAGDVLIEKAFDPALPEVEVMPQGIARVILNLVNNALYAASFHSSGQDTAGVIPRVRVSTRALEHCVEIRVWDNGRGLPGSARDRIFEPFFTTKPPGQGTGLGLSLSHEIVVQGHGGTLRFETEEGRFTEFIVELPLRQNLAVEEPPGAAG
- a CDS encoding OsmC family protein, which translates into the protein MDSTELRSLQAPLKDKYRANPAAAVVTLKAQGTLDSQSIACKVETGKALAIAGLHPATGGSGVELCSGDMLLEALVACAGVTLKAVSTALEIPLRHGLVRAEGDLDFRGTLGVDKSAPVGFRAIRLSFELDTDVPQEKIDQLLKLTERYCVVFQTLNHRPELSAEVRKR
- a CDS encoding serine/threonine protein kinase — protein: MNRTLPGMEPDPASLPIGTKVGPWRVTGWRGRGTSGTVYRVEREGEEGAYALKMALHVGDERFEREASLLTRIRSAYVPVLHGQGLWQHRRGVFPYLVMQWVEGVPLYEWTASQQASSRQALRVLARVAHALGDTHEAGGVHRDVKGDNVLVQGREGHPYLMDYGAGDYRGAATLTWQVLPPGTPAYRSPEAWAFQELFWRHPTARYEASACDDLFALGITAYRMVTGEYPPPTEPEGEGAEVWGQEGPGPRPPSALNPRVSPELDALVLQLCAVSAMERFKGSAREAAQALEEAAQRAGPGADRALGVKASGVPEWAKRSEGNAWEVHRASPSPVPLLEEEERWETERPLQVSRWPPALDGVWAGSLAVMVAGLFLGPMVSEWLSRRGEPENSERVWVEWDGESRDGGVTAMGDSAATAPVAFAAPVETARLGPGLGLPIPERPFLGQRRPPCNRNGEVEIRGGCWYALRDAYQPCKEEAYDWKGACYLPSFPAHRSPTSEHP